The Faecalibacterium sp. I3-3-89 sequence GACGGCAATCAGGCAGCGGTGGAGTTCATGTTCTTTGTGAGCAGCGTGATGTATATCGTTTTCATCTTCCGGTTCTCGGCGGAGGAGAGCGCCCGCGGCCAGCTCGAGCAGACCCGGAACAACCTCAAGCTGCAGGTCGGTCAGGCGGTGCGGGAGATCGAGGCCTTGCGCACCTCCCAGCAGCAGACCCGCGCCTACCGCCACGACCTGCGCCACCATCTGCAATACATCTCCGCCTGCATCGAGAACGGCAGGGGAGAGCAGGCGCAGGAGTACATCCAGAGCATCTGCTCCGAGATAGAGGCCAGCAAGGTGACGATCTACTGCGAGAACGAGGCTGCGAACCTCATCTTCTCGTCCTTTGCAGGCCGGTCGGAGAGCTGCGGTGTGCCGCTCAACATTCAGGCTCATATCCCGCAGCTCATCTCCGTGGCGGAAACGGATCTCTGCGTGCTGCTCTCCAATGCGCTGGAAAATGCGCTCCGGGCCTGCCGCAGGATGAAAGCGGAGAATGGCCCTGCATACATTGAAGTTACTGCCCGGGAAAAGAACGGGCATCTCTTTTTGCAGTTCGTCAATCCCTGTCCGGAGGGGATACAGTTTGAAAACGGCCTGCCGGTGACCAACGCCGAAGGACACGGCATCGGTGTGCGCAGCATCTGCGCCATCGTAGAAAAGTACAAGGGGCTTTCGGACTTTTCGGTGCAGGAGGGGCGCTTCATTCTCCGCGTTTCTTTGTGAACCGGGTCGATTGAGAGCAGTTTTGGGGCGAATCGTGTCAAACTGCCCGCCGCAGGGGCAGAAAAGAGTATACTGGAACCAGACAAAATGTGCTCTCTGAATATCGCACAAGGAGGAAAAGTTTTATGAAACGTATCACTTCTCTTGCGCTCAGCGCGGCACTTCTGGCCTCGCTTTCGACACCGGTGCTGGCCGCGCCGGCCATCTCTGTGGATGCGGCCCCTACGGCAGCTGTGCTGGAAGAGGAAAACTCTTTGTGGGAGCTTCCGCAGGCAGACACGCCGGACATGAGCAACACGGTCTGGTCGTTTGCCGGCGGCTACATCGACGGCGGCGAGATGACTCAGGCCGAGATGGACGAGTCTCTGGCGGCATACGGCGGTACGCTGCAGTTCACCTTTGATGCCGCAGGCGGCGCAAAGATGATTCAGGGCGGCGGCACGCTGAACGGCACTTACCAGTATCTCGACGACGGCAGCGTGGGCGTCATCTTCGACTACAACGGCGAGGAGCTGCGCTACGCCTGCATCTTTACCTGGACGGACGAGGACGAGCTGCTCATGGTCGCCATCTCGGATGTGGAGGGTGCCGATGGCATTTACTTTGTCCAGTAAATTTGTTTCATCGTGTCTTTCGGATGCGATGTAGATAAGCCTTGTCCGGGTTTCCGGCTTCGTTGGCTGCTTTCAGCGGAAAGGCAGCTTGCCCTGCGGGAGCCGGGATGCCCACCCCGGACAAGGCTGGAGGAATCAGAGACAGGCCCGGCAAATGCTGCCGGGTCTGTTTTCTTATCGAAAAAGCTGGGGAGAGAAGGACTTTTCTGAAAAAAGGGAAGAAAATCTCAAATCACCTCTTGCATTTTTTTCGGAGAGTGCTATAATATTAAAGCAATCGTTTCCAAGGCCGCTCGAGGGGGTAGCCGATATTGAAGGTTGTGATGGGCACATACATTAAATATGGCCCCAATAAGTCAGAACCAGAAATGAGGTGAAAAGAATGAAACAGGGTATCCATCCGAACTACGTTGACTGCACCATCACCTGCGCTTGCGGCAACGTCATCAAGACTCGTTCCACCAAGCCCGAGATCCACGTCGAAGTTTGCTCCAAGTGCCATCCTTTCTACACTGGTAAGCAGAAGCTGGTTGACAGCGGCGGACGTGTTGAGCGCTTCAACAAGCGCTTCGGCCGTAAGTAATTGCATCGATTACTGGTCATCCAAGAGCGTCGTTCCCCTTGCGGGGAGCGGCGCTCTTTTTTGCGTCCGGGCGCAGAAAATGCCGAAACAGCGCCAGAAAAGCAATATTTGGAAACACACACAGGTTTATCTTATTTCTGACACATTTTCGGGCTAGAATGATGCAGACATTCCCAATAACTTCTTGAAAAAAGGAGCGTTTTTTGTGATAGAAGTATCTCACCTTACGAAGCGTTACGGCAGCCGCCTCGCCGTGGACGATGTATCCTTCACGGTGGAGGATGGCGTCATCTACGGCCTGCTTGGCCCGAACGGCGCAGGCAAATCTACCATCATGAACATCCTCACCGGGTATCTCGCTGCCACCGAGGGGCAGGTGACGGTAGCGGGCCACCCGCTGCCCGAGGAAGCCGACGCCGCCAAAGCCTGCGTGGGCTACCTGCCGGAACAGCCGCCCCTCTACCCGGAGATGACGGTGGCCGAGTATCTCGACTTTGCCGCGGAGCTGAAGGGCGTGAAGAAAGCAGACCGCCCCGCACAGGTGCAGTCTGCCGCCCGCCGCACCGGGCTGGAAGACGTTCTGCCCCGACTCATCCGCAGCCTGTCGAAGGGCTACCGCCAGCGGGTAGGCGTGGCACAGGCGCTGCTGGGGAGTCCGAAGCTCATCATTCTGGACGAGCCGACGGTGGGCCTCGACCCGGCGCAGGTCATCGAGCTGCGCCGCCTCATCCGGGAGCTGGGCCGCACCCACACGGTCATCCTGTCCAGCCACATCCTCAGCGAAGTAAAGGCCGTCTGCGATAAGGCGCTCATCCTGTCGCAGGGGCATCTGGCCGCTGTGGTGGACCTTACGGAAGAGCAGCGGGATCTGGAAGAGCTTTTCCTTGCGCTGACGGCTCCGGAAGCGGCTTCGGACAAAAAGGAGGACTGACGATGTTTGCCATCTACAAGCGGGAGCTGCACAGCTTTTTCCACGGCATGATGGGCTATGTGCTCACAGCCTTTCTGCTGGCGGCCTCCGGCATCTATTTTCTGGCGCTGAACCTCGGCTACGGTCTGACGGATTTCGGCTATTATACGCTTTACCGCACCATTTTTATGCTTCTGCTCTATTTTCCGGTGCTGGCCATGCGCTCGCTGGCCGAGGAGCGCCGCGCCCGCACCGACCAGCTGCTCCTCACCAGCCCGGTATCGGTGTGGGGTATCGTGGCGGGCAAGTATCTGGCTCTCTGCACCGTATTCGCGCTGCCCTGTCTGGCCGACGGCGTCATGATCGTGGTGCTCTGGCTGCTGGGCAGCACGGCCTCGGCCTGCGGTGCGAATTTTGCTGCGCTGCTGTGCTATTTTCTGCTGGGCTGTGCGGCCATCGCGGTCTGTGAGTTCTGCTCCGGCCTCACAGAGAACCAGATCATCGCGGCGGTCATGGGCTTTTCGGCCCTGCTGCTGGCCTATATGATGCCCAGCCTCCGCAGTATGTTCAACGCGGGCAGCGCGGTGGCACTGGTGGTCTTTACGGCCCTGTCGGCGGGGGCATCCCTTGCACTGGGTCTGCGCACCCGGAGCTTTACGCTGGGCTGCTTTGTGTTCGCGGCCCTCTGTGCCGGTCTGAGCGCGCTGTTCCTCCTGCGCAGCACATGGCTCACCGAGGCCTTCAGCGCCGTGCTGAGCGCCCTCTGCCTCTTTGCGCCCTTTGAAGAGTTCGTCAACAACAGCTTCTCCATCCCCACGCTGGTCTATTATCTGACGACAGCGGTGCTCTTCCTCTTCTTTACGGCGCAGGGCATCGAGAAGCGCCGCTGGAACTGAAAGGGGGACTGACCATGAAGAAATTCGAGAAAAAGAGCGCAGGCCCGCTGGAGCGCCTCCGCCTGAAAAGCGGTATATACGCCGCCTCTTTCACCGTGCTGGCCATCCTGCTGGCTGTCCTGCTCAACCTCATCGTCCGGGCTGTCCCGGCGAAGTACACCGAGTTCGACCTTTCGGAGGCGGGTCTTTACTCCCTCAGCGACAGCTCCAAGGAGATCGCCCGGGGCCTTACGCAGGATGTGAACATCTATTATCTGGCCGAGACGGGCAGCGAGGACGCCATTCTCACAAAGCTGCTGGATCGCTACGCCTCCGAGAGCAGCCACATCCGGTGGGAGCGGAAAGACCCTGCTGTTTACCCGACCTTTGCAGCCCAGTATGGCGTTCAGTCGGCGGAGAACGGCAGCCTCATCCTCGTCTCAGGGGAGAAGAGCGTCGTGCTGGAAGCATCGGACCTCTACGATTACGACTACTCCGACTACTACGCCACCGGCAGCTACAGCGTGACCTTCGGAGGCGAAAACAAGCTCACCGCTGCCATCTACCGCGTCACCAGCGGCGAGACGCTCCATACCTACTACACCACCAACCACGGCGAGCAGGCCCTGACGGACACCCTCATCGACGCCTTGGAGGGCCAGAACCTCGCGGTCAGCCCCCTCGACCTGCTGACGGATGCCATCCCCGACGACTGCGACCTGCTCATCGTCAACACCCCGCAGCAGGACTTTGCAGCGGCGGGCAGTCTCGTGGATGAGATGTCGGCCCTCCGCGCCTATCTGAAAAACGGCGGACGCCTGATGCTCACCACCGACAGCTACTACTCCACCCCAAACCTCGACGCCCTGATGGCCGAGTTCGGCCTGAGCCGGACGCCGGGCCTTGTGGTGGAGGGGGACAGCGGCCACTCCCTGAGCGGCTACCCCTACTATCTGCTGCCCGACTACGCCGAAGACACCGGGAGCGGCATACTGGACGGCATCGACACCAGCCGCCGGGTACTGCTTCAGATGGCGCAGGGCATCACCCTCACCGAAACGGAGGGCGTCACCTCCGAGCCTCTGCTGGTCAGCTCGGAAAGCTCCTACAGCAAGACGGCAGGCTACGAGATGACCACCGCCGGGCAGGAGGAGGGCGACCCCGACGGTCCCTTCACGCTGGCGGCTTACGCCTCCAACAACGCCACTGGCGCTGAGGTCATCTGGGTCAACTGCGGCAATATGGACAACGAGGCCGTCTACCAGACCGTCCCCGGCAACGTGACCTTCTTACAGGGCTGTGCGGCCGCTCTGGCCGGGCAGGAGGGGACGACCCTCGTGGAGTCCAAGGCGCTGGAGGCCGCGCCCATCACCATCCCGAACCACACCGCCGCCGCGCTGGGGCTGGTGTTCGTCCTCATCCTTCCGGCGGCTGTGCTGGCCGTGGGTGCAGTGGTCGTACTGCTGCGCCGCCGCAAATAAGGGGGCAGGGCGATGAAAGCAAAACAGCGCACCCTTGCGTTCCTGCTGGTGCTCGTCCTCGCCGCCGGGGCGGCGCTGGCCCTGCTGACCCACGCGAACCGGAAAGCCGAACAGGCCGCCAGTGAGGCTAAGGACGGGAGTATCCCCCTGCTGGACGTGACCGGAGACACGCTGGAACAGGTGGCAGTCCAGTATGAAGGAGAAACCCTGACCCTTCTGCCCGGCGATGGGTGGACGCTGGCCGAAGACCCGGACTACCATCTGGACGACTCTGCCTGCGACACCATCCGCACCGCGCTGGCAGACATGAGGGCAAAGCGCCAGCTCGAGGCACAGCCCGGTGAGGACTACGGCTTCGATGCGCCCCGGCTTGTCGTGAATGTGACGGCGGCGGGGGAGCGCACCACCCTCACGGTAGGGGCTGAGAACCCTGTCACCGGCGACGTCTACGTCCGCCGGAACGGGGAGGACACGGTCTACGCCGTGGATGCGGCCAAGTTCCGCTGCATGGAACAGACCAAAGCCGGGCTGTTCGGGGAGTTCAGCCCGGCGGGCATCACCGTCTCGGACATCGAGGCCCTGCGCTATACCCTCCAGAGCGGCGAGGTGGTCAGTCTGCAGGCGGTCTCTCAGCCCACCGGGGCCGACAGCACAGCCTATCAGACCGTCTGGCGGCTTACAGATGCGCCGGATGCTGCACTGGATGCCGACAAGACGGATGCCCTGCTGGCCGCGCTGGCCAGCTATGTCACCGGGCAGGACACCGCCGCAGACCCCTCCGCCTGCGGCTTCGATGACCCGCTGGTGACGGCGGAGGTGACGACAGCGGACGGCACGGCTGTCCTGACCTACGCCATCGGCACCGACGGCTATTACATGATGGTGTCGGGGGACGACTCGGTCTACACCGTGGACGGCCAGACCGTGGCGGCACTCTGTCAGACCGCAGAGCAGTTAAAATAGGCTTTTCCCGGACAGCATCCCTGCCCACTCAGGCGCCCGCGCGCCGGCTCTCCTTTTGGGAGAGCTTTTTTGTTGCAGCGAGAGATGGATGGATGCAGGTCAAAGTTTCGGCAAACATCAGCAGAGCGATTGACATTTTGACAAAGATTGTTTAAGATAGACAAGAAAGGGCAGAATAACTGCGCAATGTTACGGTCGTCATGGATGTTGTGCGGGGAAAAGTCACCCTAGTGCGAAAGAGGGATGGGGCGAAAGACCCCTTCTTTTTTCGTATCTGAGTTACAAGGAGGATATAGGAAAAAATGAACAACTCGGTGATCGTTTCACTGCGAGACATCGTAGTGGACTTTGATGGTCAGCGCATTCTGGATGGGCTGAACCTCGACATCCATGACAAAGAGTTTGTGACGCTGCTGGGACCCTCCGGCTGCGGCAAAACCACCACCCTCCGCCTCATCGCAGGCTTTCTGGAGCCGACCTCCGGCAAGGTGCTTCTGAAGGGCGAGGACATCACGGGCGTGCCGCCCTACAAGCGTCCGGTGAACACCGTGTTTCAGAAGTACGCGCTGTTCCCCCATCTGAACGTCTTCGAGAATGTAGCCTTCGGCCTCCGCCTCAAGAAGATGGACGAAGAGACCATCCGCCGCAAGGTGCGGGATATGCTGGAGGTCGTGGGCCTGAAAGGCTTCGAGCGCCGCAGCATCGGCCAGATGTCCGGCGGCCAGCAGCAGCGCGTGGCCATCGCACGCAGTCTGGTCAACGAGCCGGAGATCCTGCTTCTGGACGAGCCTCTGGGTGCACTGGACCTCAAGCTGCGCAAGGAGATGCAGCTGGAGCTGAAGCGTCTGCAGCGCGAGATGAACATCACCTTCATCTACGTCACCCACGATCAGGAAGAGGCCCTGACCATGTCCGATACCGTCGTCGTCATGAACGGCGGCAAGGTGC is a genomic window containing:
- a CDS encoding sensor histidine kinase encodes the protein MNALTVPNGVAVALFGIALSAAFCDISWTKKNCIILAVGSAAILLLQGAITFGASWDAMQELYPFTTHLPLAIILSVLSGDWLWPTISVFAAYLCCQLRRWAALLVVALMPTPADWLQPAIEMLVTLPLLAALLRYVAPSARSFARYPRSMQLLFGVVPLAGYLFDYVTRIYTSLLADGNQAAVEFMFFVSSVMYIVFIFRFSAEESARGQLEQTRNNLKLQVGQAVREIEALRTSQQQTRAYRHDLRHHLQYISACIENGRGEQAQEYIQSICSEIEASKVTIYCENEAANLIFSSFAGRSESCGVPLNIQAHIPQLISVAETDLCVLLSNALENALRACRRMKAENGPAYIEVTAREKNGHLFLQFVNPCPEGIQFENGLPVTNAEGHGIGVRSICAIVEKYKGLSDFSVQEGRFILRVSL
- the rpmE gene encoding 50S ribosomal protein L31, which translates into the protein MKQGIHPNYVDCTITCACGNVIKTRSTKPEIHVEVCSKCHPFYTGKQKLVDSGGRVERFNKRFGRK
- a CDS encoding ABC transporter ATP-binding protein encodes the protein MIEVSHLTKRYGSRLAVDDVSFTVEDGVIYGLLGPNGAGKSTIMNILTGYLAATEGQVTVAGHPLPEEADAAKACVGYLPEQPPLYPEMTVAEYLDFAAELKGVKKADRPAQVQSAARRTGLEDVLPRLIRSLSKGYRQRVGVAQALLGSPKLIILDEPTVGLDPAQVIELRRLIRELGRTHTVILSSHILSEVKAVCDKALILSQGHLAAVVDLTEEQRDLEELFLALTAPEAASDKKED
- a CDS encoding ABC transporter permease codes for the protein MFAIYKRELHSFFHGMMGYVLTAFLLAASGIYFLALNLGYGLTDFGYYTLYRTIFMLLLYFPVLAMRSLAEERRARTDQLLLTSPVSVWGIVAGKYLALCTVFALPCLADGVMIVVLWLLGSTASACGANFAALLCYFLLGCAAIAVCEFCSGLTENQIIAAVMGFSALLLAYMMPSLRSMFNAGSAVALVVFTALSAGASLALGLRTRSFTLGCFVFAALCAGLSALFLLRSTWLTEAFSAVLSALCLFAPFEEFVNNSFSIPTLVYYLTTAVLFLFFTAQGIEKRRWN
- a CDS encoding GldG family protein, yielding MKKFEKKSAGPLERLRLKSGIYAASFTVLAILLAVLLNLIVRAVPAKYTEFDLSEAGLYSLSDSSKEIARGLTQDVNIYYLAETGSEDAILTKLLDRYASESSHIRWERKDPAVYPTFAAQYGVQSAENGSLILVSGEKSVVLEASDLYDYDYSDYYATGSYSVTFGGENKLTAAIYRVTSGETLHTYYTTNHGEQALTDTLIDALEGQNLAVSPLDLLTDAIPDDCDLLIVNTPQQDFAAAGSLVDEMSALRAYLKNGGRLMLTTDSYYSTPNLDALMAEFGLSRTPGLVVEGDSGHSLSGYPYYLLPDYAEDTGSGILDGIDTSRRVLLQMAQGITLTETEGVTSEPLLVSSESSYSKTAGYEMTTAGQEEGDPDGPFTLAAYASNNATGAEVIWVNCGNMDNEAVYQTVPGNVTFLQGCAAALAGQEGTTLVESKALEAAPITIPNHTAAALGLVFVLILPAAVLAVGAVVVLLRRRK
- a CDS encoding DUF4340 domain-containing protein, translated to MKAKQRTLAFLLVLVLAAGAALALLTHANRKAEQAASEAKDGSIPLLDVTGDTLEQVAVQYEGETLTLLPGDGWTLAEDPDYHLDDSACDTIRTALADMRAKRQLEAQPGEDYGFDAPRLVVNVTAAGERTTLTVGAENPVTGDVYVRRNGEDTVYAVDAAKFRCMEQTKAGLFGEFSPAGITVSDIEALRYTLQSGEVVSLQAVSQPTGADSTAYQTVWRLTDAPDAALDADKTDALLAALASYVTGQDTAADPSACGFDDPLVTAEVTTADGTAVLTYAIGTDGYYMMVSGDDSVYTVDGQTVAALCQTAEQLK
- the potA gene encoding spermidine/putrescine ABC transporter ATP-binding protein, coding for MNNSVIVSLRDIVVDFDGQRILDGLNLDIHDKEFVTLLGPSGCGKTTTLRLIAGFLEPTSGKVLLKGEDITGVPPYKRPVNTVFQKYALFPHLNVFENVAFGLRLKKMDEETIRRKVRDMLEVVGLKGFERRSIGQMSGGQQQRVAIARSLVNEPEILLLDEPLGALDLKLRKEMQLELKRLQREMNITFIYVTHDQEEALTMSDTVVVMNGGKVQQIGTPEDIYNEPKNAFVADFIGDSNIVDGVMHRDFLVSFSGVDFPCVDRGFSREQSVQVVVRPEDIEVVSPVEGQLVGVVNDVIFKGVHFEMHVECEGREWLIHSTRACTPGETIGMRIGPNEIHIMARSEG